From Pongo pygmaeus isolate AG05252 chromosome 1, NHGRI_mPonPyg2-v2.0_pri, whole genome shotgun sequence, one genomic window encodes:
- the LOC129036434 gene encoding translation machinery-associated protein 7-like, which produces MSGHEGGTKPLKQPKKQAKEMDEEDKAFKQKQKEEQKKLEELKSKATGKGPLATSGIKKSGKK; this is translated from the coding sequence ATGTCCGGCCACGAAGGTGGCACGAAGCCACTGAAACAGCCCAAGAAGCAGGCCAAGGAGATGGACGAGGAAGATAAGGCTTTCaagcagaaacaaaaagaggAGCAGAAGAAACTCGAGGAGCTAAAATCGAAGGCCACGGGGAAGGGGCCCTTGGCCACAAGTGGAATTAAGAAATCTGGCAAAAAGTAA